A single region of the Microtus ochrogaster isolate Prairie Vole_2 chromosome 2, MicOch1.0, whole genome shotgun sequence genome encodes:
- the Trim50 gene encoding E3 ubiquitin-protein ligase TRIM50, whose translation MAWRVTVPELQDQLQCPICLEVFKEPLMLQCGHSYCKDCLDSLSQHLDSELRCPVCRQWVDCSSSPPNVSLARVIDALRLPGDTEPTVCVHHRNPLSLFCEKDQEFICGLCGLLGSHQHHRVTPVSTVYSRMKEELAGRLSELQEERRKVEEHIGKLVNNRTRIINESDVFSWVIRREFQELHHLVDEEKARCLEGVEGHTRGLVASLDMQLEQAQGAQERLTQAEQVLEQFGNESHHEFIRKFHSMASR comes from the exons ATGGCGTGGCGAGTGACTGTGCCCGAGCTACAGGACCAGCTGCAGTGTCCCATTTGCCTGGAGGTCTTCAAGGAGCCCCTCATGCTACAATGCGGTCATTCCTACTGCAAAGACTGCCTGGACTCCTTGTCCCAACACCTGGACTCCGAGCTGCGCTGTCCTGTGTGTCGTCAGTGGGTAGACTGCAGCAGCTCCCCGCCTAATGTTTCCTTGGCGCGGGTGATCGATGCTCTGAGGCTCCCGGGAGACACGGAACCCACCGTCTGCGTGCACCACCGAAACCCTCTCAGCCTCTTCTGCGAGAAAGACCAGGAGTTCATCTGTGGTCTCTGCGGCTTGCTGGGCTCTCACCAACACCACCGAGTCACACCTGTCTCCACCGTCTACAGTCGCATGAAG GAAGAACTTGCAGGCCGCTTATCTGAGCTGCAGGAGGAACGGAGGAAAGTGGAGGAGCACATTGGCAAATTGGTGAACAACCGGACCCGGATTATC AACGAGTCCGACGTCTTCAGCTGGGTGATCCGCAGAGAGTTCCAGGAGTTGCATCACCTGGTGGATGAAGAGAAAGCCCGGTGCCTAGAGGGGGTAGAGGGTCACACACGTGGCCTGGTGGCTTCCCTGGACATGCAGCTGGAGCAGGCTCAGGGTGCCCAGGAGCGACTGACCCAGGCCGAGCAGGTGCTGGAGCAGTTTGGTAACGAGAGTCACCATGAGTTCATCCGG aaGTTCCACTCCATGGCCTCCAGGTAA